Genomic segment of Danio aesculapii chromosome 25, fDanAes4.1, whole genome shotgun sequence:
ctgggagttgtagttcattcaGCAGTAATCTCCAATAGAGAAAACCCCGCTGGGGATTGCAACAAACTACAGAAAGTAATCACCAGCGGAGACAGCACTGGCAATCCCAAcgcctatatattttttcctattaaaatttataataatttcatagtttataaagttttaatatattaaattaatatcacTGAAATTCAGTGTATTGTGAGATATTATTTTTATCCCAGAATACAATCTGTTATGTTGCTTTTGGAACTTAATTGTTAATGTGTCCCgatttttattcataataaaaaatgtaaatataaaatatgtctGCATCTCAGGACCTTTTGGATGAGCAGAAGGCAGAGATGGTCAGCAATGCAGCGACTGAACGCAACACCAAGATCTTCGACTTTGCTGCTTATCATGACCTGGGCACTGTAAATACTTACACTGTGCATGCATTAAATAAGAatgatttcagattttttttaatccaaacaaacatatgtttattCTCATCAGATTTATAGCTTTATGGACACCCTTGTTGCAAGTCACCCAAACCTGATCTCCAAAATAAATATCGGCAACTCCTACGAGAGCCGTCCCATGTATGCCCTGAAGGTACAGAGTCTGACAGAGCATATTATATGATCGCAAACACAGAtgtgtatgggtttttttttcatgttgttgTATTAATTCTAGTTCAGCACGGGTGGTGTGAACCGACCGGCGATCTGGATTGATGCTGGTATTCATGCTAGAGAGTGGGTGACTCAGGCTTCTGCTGTGTGGATCGCCGACAAGGtggatgaaatgaatgaataattctaaAACTCTTTTTATATTGTGAGTTTATCATGTTTTTTGTCTTTAGATGGCTTCAGACTATGGCATCGATCCCTCCGTGACCTCTCTTCTTGGGCAGATGGATGTCTACTTGATGATTGTGACTAACCCTGATGGATATGCTTTCACTCACACAGATGTAGGtcaacaacaattattttatttatttattttgtaacaaTCACTGCTGTCTTTAGAATTTTCGATATActaaaaactgtcaaaaaaacTTGTTACTGTAAATACAAAAGTATTTGAAAGCCAATGTTTTGTTAgcttttttactttttgatttaagtattattaatttactatacgattttaggttatattaagatTTAAATGACCTTTTTATATATAGTCATAAATTGTTAGATTGAATTTTACAGACCTCTTGtatgtttagtttttaatatttccaatttaaacacatttaagtcAGTtgccaaagcaacatttcagtttttTGTTCAAACTTTTTCTATATTTGTGTTGGATTTTATTTTGaagtaacatatttcagtatTAGTGATTTAGTTAACAAACAACCCTACACCAgtacatttttgtgtaaaaagATCCATTTATACAATGattgaaatatattattaatttacaatatggcaaaaataaatggctaaattaaataatttacatttgtattgCCATTGTATGCAATCTATGTACATTATTTTAGCATTAATGCTAAAAAATCTTCATTTTCTTTCtaatattatgtattaatatgtttatatctTTCTAAATATGCATGTATATAAACCTGAAGataagcattaaaataaaatttgactactttctgaaataaatgtaaataggtgtaatttttttgtattgttctaGAAATTAACTAATGTAGGGGTCCAAAAATAGCTTTATTTTTGGACCCCTacattaattgatttaaatttgcAGTTGTTTATGAGATATTACATTTCGTTAGATATTTTTTAGGAGTACTTTGCacaactttaaattaaatttgtcttTTATAGCATCTATAAGGTTAAAAGCCTATTTAGAAGAATTACTAATATAATCTATGTCTTAAATTCAGAACCGCATGTGGCGTAAAACTCGTTCTGTAAACCTTGGCTCCTCCTGCCGTGGTGCTGATCCAAACAGGAACTGGGATGCTGGTTTTGGTGGTATGTTGATAGCTGATAGTGTTACTGTAGCGACATTAGTGGTCATTATGTGAACTGCAGCCAGCAACTTAACGTGccaaaaacatttttcatataAAAGTCAGTCTACTGACTAGCATACACAACCATAGAAATTGTCATTTTGAAATTAATAATTCCAAGCTGTTTacatatggagccagatcagcctcaaaaataatacaattacaaaataaaattcatacatccacaacacaattcacatttacaatgttcaattcataagttcaaaacacgattcataaatacacaaaaccaatttgtaaatttgaaacatgatttaaaaatacacacatcccattcctaaattcaaaacacgattcataatatacacaaaaCCCATTCGTaagttaaaacacaattcatatacacaaatccatttcctGAATTcaaaacttgtttaaaaaaacacaaatccaatttctgaattcaaaacacaataagtacatacaaatttttttttgtaaatttaaaacacagttaaaaaatacacaaatccaattcttatattcaaaacacgattcataatatacacaaatcccattcataagttcaaaacagtTCATAACAAACACAAATCccattcataagttcaaaacagtTCATAACAAACACAAAtcccattcgtaaattcaaaacacgattcataatatacacaaatcccattcataagttcaaaacagtTCATAACAAACACAAAtcccattcgtaaattcaaaacacgattcataatatacacaaatccaatttgtaaggtcaaaacacgattcaaaaatacacaaattcaattcatttggagaaattatgatttttacttgtgaattcacaaattgtgttttgtaaatgtgatttgtgctggatgtatgaattttattttgtaaaaatattatttttgagactgaccTGGCTCCATATTTACGCActtgtaataaaaaaacaattgataCATGAAAATTCTCACTATACACCATATCACACTATCACATACTTATATAACTATGCATTTTTTCCCCCAGGCCCTGGAGCCAGCAAGAATCCCTGTTCCGACTCTTACCATGGTCCCTATGCCCACTCCGAGGTGGAAGTGAAAAATGTTGTGGACCTCATTAAGAGTCACGGCAACTTCAAATCCTTCATCTCCATCCATTCTTACTCCCAACTCCTAATGTATCCCTATGgctacacatgcacaaacattccTGACCAGAATGAACTGGTAAGCCAATTTATATCTATatccatttaatatttatatactctGATTTTTCATACAACTCCAAATCCGAAAACCTTAGGACATACTGTATAATGTCCCAAAATCAaaatttgtttatgtttacaaaaGTTTTTCACAAATTCAACCAATTAACAAATCAAATATCCTAATTTAATTGCATTTCACAAAACTTTTTCAGAACTGGGGTTGCATATAATCTCAGTTTGAGCTATCATTTCATGAtgctataaaataaatgaaatgcctttttgtttttgtgtattatAGCATGCTGTAGGCACAGCTGCCATTAAAGAACTTATGTCCCTCTATAACACCAAATACCAAGTCGGCAGCATCTGCAAGATTATCTGTGAGTAGATTTCATACTCCTTTTGAGAATCATTTGTACACATATCTGATCGTGAATATTGTCCTTTTACATTTCAGACCAAGCAAGTGGTGGAAGCATCGACTGGACTTACAAAATTGGCATCAAATATTCCTTTGCCTTCGAATTGCGTGACACTGGGTTCTATGGTTTCCTACTGCCTGCCAACCAGATTATTCCCACTGCCGAAGAGACCTGGCTTGGACTCAAGAACATTATGGAATATGTTCGTGATCACCCTTATTGAgagaaatgtgaaaatgtattgAAGCCTTATTAATAAAGGTTGCAGACCCCCATTGTAGAGGTGGTTATTGTATTTAAcagttatatttacatttaatcgtTTGCCAgattatttgatttttatgatttattcCAAGATGATTTACAAATGAGAacaacaaaaatgtgtgtgtgtgtgtgtgtgtgtgtgtgtgtgtgtgtgtgagagagagagagagagagagagcaaatgtTTTATAGGTTaaaccacaaaagaagatttattatttattattagtctATTTATTCCTATGATGACAATTTTGTCATTCTATTGAACTATTTTGCCTCCCTTCTTATAATTAGTCATGGTTTTATTTGTACTAAAAACTATAGCAACTGTGGTTTTGGCACATTTACTACAATACCAATACCATGGTTAAAGTATGATTAGTGTAATGAAACCAAGGTTAATTTGGTTACCATAGTTTAAGTACAAAAACTGTGTTTTATGTGTAGTAAACCATGTAAAATCTATTTTTCATCTATTTAACTATTTTGCCTCCCTTCTTACAATTAGTCatggttttatttataataaaagtacAGCTGTGGTTTTGGCATATTTACTACAATACAAATATGGTTCAAGTATGATTAGTGTAACGAAACCAATGTTCATTTGGTTACCATAGTTTAAGtacaaatattatgttttatgtgTAGTAAAACCACATCTTTCATGGTTTTatttatactaaataaaatatactacTATTTAAATATACTACTGTGGTTGAAGTAGTGTAACGAAACCAAGGTTAATTTGATTATCATAGTTAAAgtacaaaaaaattgttttatgtgtAGTAAAACCAACCATGGTTACTTTATGTAATTGCTTAATATGATTACAGTAACACgttgttttgatattttaaataaattgttattatattaatacttGAGTCCTCGAGCTCATAAATACaccattaaaattataattttactttattcaAGTGTTTCTCTAAATTATATTGACATTTAGTTCTGAattaactttttaataataataaaaatataaattgtttTACGAAGAATTAAATCCATACAGGCCTGAAGACTTTATTTGTGTTGAGGTGATCAGCAGCAGGGCGCAGTTTCCCGCCTTCACTTTTTCTGTCAGTAACTTAGTCAAGTAAACGAAGTTGTCCGTTTCATCAACAAACCTAATTATGGGTTTCTTAAAACAATTAGACGTCGAAAATTTCAAGTCCTGGAGAGGAAAACAAACTATCGGTCCATTTAAAAGGTTCAATTGCATAATTGGCACCAACGGATCAGGTAAGTCCATAATTAAGCTGAACTGAACTGCTAAACTGCTCTACACAATATCATGCTAACTTAGCTAAAATGATATTACCTAAAAGTCGTTCTGTATTAACGTAAGACACGTTTTAGACAAATTACTCTCTGTATATCTGAGAATATGGTGTCATTATCactatattaagtgtgttttacGTCTCTGTAATATAAGCTTTTAAATGGAAAAGGAGGCAATTAAATATGTTAACCGCTAACGTGGGGATACTGCTGCCAAAACATGTCATGTTGATTTCTGAAGACGAACAGTTAccacacatattattattatctaattaacAGTTAACGTTTACTGTCAGTATTAATAGCCTCCTTAAGGTTAGCTAACGTTTCAGAACACACCACCCTTCTGTTAAGTTATTCAGCAGCTGagaaatatatgaaaattaatcaattttttcacaggagggctaataattttgccttcaactgtatgtaatataCCATGTGATCTTCTCACACCAACAATAGCAACAAATACATGCTTCATGTAGATGTCCTGCATGGCTGTAGGAGTCATCATCAGTACTGATTAATGTTACTGACAGTTTTCATTGTTGCTTCAAGGCAAATCTAATGTCATGGATGCTCTTGGATTTGTGATGGGAGAAAGAGCAGCTAATCTCCGCGTTAAACACACTAGAGATCTCATCCACGGTGCCCACATTGGCAACCCAGTGTCCACTTCAGCCAGCGTGACCATGATCTACTGTGGAGACGACGATGAGGAAATGACCTTCAGCAGACGCATTTCAGGTGCACGTGGTTtggtttttattaaaatgtataattgaactgaactgaaacattTTCTGTCGATAATATTTTCAGGTTTCCCACAGGTCATGAAATTTCTGGAATATGGAATTTTAAAGGGTCTATTGCAGACATTAAAAGTCAGGGAAATTATTTTAGCTTTGGCTTTAAAATGACCAGTTTGATGGTGGAAAAGctaaatataatgtttataaaaCCCCTATAAAGTGTAAAACACTTCACAGCTGCATAAACAGCAtgcacttgttttttttgtttgttttttcaaagtCTGAGGCAAATTAttcattgttttcattctggctaatAAAATCATGCAAAGTTATTTTcaagataaaacatttttaatatgttttttttctacatattattttgatattaatAAAAGCACAACAGCAacctgtttttatgcttattataTGTCATGGAAATGAAAGTTTTAGTTAGGGAAAGTCAGGGAAATTGATATTTGGCTTAAAGATGGAACCCTTGGTGGCTTGGGtgtcttccgggtgctctggtttcccccacaatccagaGTTGTGCtattcactcactggccactttattaggtacacctctcttaactgcttgttaacgcaaatttctaatcagccaatcacctggCAACAACTCaatacatgtagacatggtcgagaccggcagctagctctctgcaactctcacatggtcgcccactcgGTGCCTGGATGCTAGGTTGCatgctaggttgctgccggaagtggtgttagtgagg
This window contains:
- the cpa4 gene encoding carboxypeptidase A4 isoform X2: MRLFIVFFALLVAAHCEQLFNGDQVLRIHAESEDHIEVLKELDEELDFWTHGFSTERPVDVRVPHASLYAVKDFLKENNIPFTVMINNVQDLLDEQKAEMVSNAATERNTKIFDFAAYHDLGTIYSFMDTLVASHPNLISKINIGNSYESRPMYALKFSTGGVNRPAIWIDAGIHAREWVTQASAVWIADKMASDYGIDPSVTSLLGQMDVYLMIVTNPDGYAFTHTDNRMWRKTRSVNLGSSCRGADPNRNWDAGFGGPGASKNPCSDSYHGPYAHSEVEVKNVVDLIKSHGNFKSFISIHSYSQLLMYPYGYTCTNIPDQNELHAVGTAAIKELMSLYNTKYQVGSICKIIYQASGGSIDWTYKIGIKYSFAFELRDTGFYGFLLPANQIIPTAEETWLGLKNIMEYVRDHPY
- the cpa4 gene encoding carboxypeptidase A4 isoform X1 — its product is MRLFIVFFALLVAAHCEQLFNGDQVLRIHAESEDHIEVLKELDEEVDSALDFWTHGFSTERPVDVRVPHASLYAVKDFLKENNIPFTVMINNVQDLLDEQKAEMVSNAATERNTKIFDFAAYHDLGTIYSFMDTLVASHPNLISKINIGNSYESRPMYALKFSTGGVNRPAIWIDAGIHAREWVTQASAVWIADKMASDYGIDPSVTSLLGQMDVYLMIVTNPDGYAFTHTDNRMWRKTRSVNLGSSCRGADPNRNWDAGFGGPGASKNPCSDSYHGPYAHSEVEVKNVVDLIKSHGNFKSFISIHSYSQLLMYPYGYTCTNIPDQNELHAVGTAAIKELMSLYNTKYQVGSICKIIYQASGGSIDWTYKIGIKYSFAFELRDTGFYGFLLPANQIIPTAEETWLGLKNIMEYVRDHPY